The Malus domestica chromosome 10, GDT2T_hap1 nucleotide sequence GGGAATAGGTAAAGGCTGCAAAAAGACCAAGAGGAGAGATTGTTTCGTATTTGTTTTGCTGACAAATGTGGCACTTAGAAACAAACTTTCTAATATCAAATTTCATCCCTACCCAATAGAATCCCCGCTTGATCCGATGATAAGTTTTTTGGACCCTTTCATGACCAGCGGTGGGAGTTGTATGGTGCTCGGCAATGACTTTATGCCTCTAGGAAGAAGTAGGACTTAAGACCactctatatttatattttaacaaCCCATTATCAATGTGATATTTGGACTCTAATGTCGAACCCTGAGTAGCCATGGTAGCTAATTCTTGCAGCAATTGTTGTACTTTCTGCACAATCCATTCATCCTGTTCATCAGATCGTCGTAACTCGTCCATCCAGCCCCCGTAAGGATATGAAATGGCCTTGCACTGTCCCGTGTGATCATCATGGGACAAAACATCCTCAGTTAAGGAGTTAGCTCCCGTAATCCGAGAGAGAACATCAGTAGCTACATTGGTAACCCTATttttgtaatgtatttcatAATCATAACCCAAAAGTTTGGTTACCCATTTCTGCTGACAATGAGTGTGAGCCCTATTACTAAGAAGATACTTAAGGCTATGATGATCGGTTCGAATCACAAAGTATCGTCCCTGCAAATAGTTGTGCCATTTCTTGACGGTGTGTACAATTGCAATAAGCTCCCGCTCGTATGTGGATAAAGATTGATTTCGATGACCTAATGCTTGGCTAGAGAAGGCAATTGGTCGGCCTTGTTGCTGCAAAATGGCACCAATTCCCTGCCTCGAAGCATCATATTTAATCTCAAAAGGAATTGAGAAATCTGGCAAGGCGAGAACATGTGGGGAAGTCATGACCTGTTTCGAGTGAGTGAAGGCCTCCTGAGCACTTAAAGACCAAATGAAATCGTCTTTCTTGGTTAACTGATAAAGAGGTTGGCATATCTTGCCGTAGCCCAGAATGAATTTCCGATAATAACCCGTCAATCCCAAAAATCATCTTAAGCTTTTCCTAGTAGTGGGAGTTGGCCAATCAATAATGGCTTGCAATTTAGAAGGGTCCACAGCTACCCCGTCTCGAGAAACAATGTGGCCAAGGTACTCGACCTTACTCTGACCGAAGGAACATTTTTGTTTCTTGAGAAACAATTGATTAGTCTTCAAAATCTGAAAAGTAATGCTCAGATGAGCTAGATGCTCCTCCCACAATTTGCTATAGACGAGAATATCGTCAAAGAACACCAAGATAAAGTGTCAAAGATGAGGTTTAAAGATGTCATTCATGAGgttttgaaatgtggcaggtgcatGGGTTAGCCCGAATGGcataaccaaaaactcataatgccCTTCATGAGTGCGAAATGTCGTTTTAGCAATATTACCAGGGTGCATCTTGATTTGATGGTAACCAGACCGTAAGTTAAGTTTGGAGAAAAATTTAGCACCACATAATTCATCCaataaatcatcaatcaagGGAATAGGAAACTTATCCTTAATTATGATGGAATTGAGCTCTCTGTTATCCATGCAAAGGCGCCAAGTACCTTCCTTTTTCTTAACCAAAAGCACTGGAAAAGAGAAGGGGCTATGACTAGGGTGAATGAACCCCGATAACAACAACTCATTAACTGCATTTTCAATTTCCGTCTTTTACATCGGGCCATAGTGGTAAGGCCGAATGCTTGGGGTTTTTTTAACCAGGAAGCAATGGAATGCGATGGTCATAAGATCTCTCTGGGGGCAATGTAGTGGGAATCATAAATAACTCGTTGAAAGTCCATAATAACAACTGCAATTCTTAGAGTTGAGTTGGATCAAGCTCAGAGGCTTCCAACCTGTGCATGTCTATAGAATAGAGAAATAGGCCCTAGTTGGAAATGTGAAATGCATTGTCCAATTGTTGCAGAGAGACTTCGTGTAGAGGAGGAGTAGTGGCAGGCGTATGATAAAGCTTATAAGTGGTATGGTGCTTTTAGAACTCCATGGTTAAGAGGTGGAAATCCCATAGGACATGACTAATAATGGATAACCAATCAACCCCCAAAACTAAGTCACAGCCTCCCAAGGGTAAATCATATGAATCATGACTCCAATGATATCCACCAAGAACGAGTGATGTAGCCTTTAGGCAACCCTGACTGCACACATTTCCTCCATTAGCAATAATCACATTGAAAGGTTGAGTCGGCTGCAAGGTCCAACCCATGTGTTTGGTCAGTCCAAAGTCGATGAAACTATGAGTGCTTCCCGAATCCAACAACATTCGCATAGAATGTTTGCCAACTAAACCTTCCACCTTCATAGTTTGAGTTTTCTGTGGTAAATTGGTGCCATAAAACGCACACTCACTGAGTTCCATGTTTTGGAATTCAGGTTGCAACTCAGAGGGTGCATCCTCAAATTCCTCCTCAGGTTCAACAAAATCCAGCATCAATAGTTGTTTCTGACCACACTTATGACCTTTACTCCATTTTTCTACACAAAACCAGTATTCCCCACGTTCTCGTTTCTTAGCAATTTCTTCGGGGCTAAGTTTCTTCACATGGATATTACCAAATTTGGTGGTAGGGGAAGCAGGAACAAAAGGAACCACTCCCTGAGATTTAATTTGGGGAAGAGGGCGCGAATTACCAACGCGGAGCTAAGAGAGCTTAGTGTCGAGTTGCACGGCAAGTACAATTGCCTCATGTACAGTTGTAAGCCTTAAAATCTTCACATCAAATTGCAATTCCTTTTTTAAACCGCCTAAGAAGCAACTCTTAAGCAATATGGGTCCAACATCATAAGTTCGGTTTTCCAAATGACGGAACTCAGAAATGTAATCCTTAAGATGACCTGTTTGGCGAAGTTTGAAAAGAGATTGTGCACAATCTTCAAatttagagagactaaattcaGTGCAAAATGCCTTAGTGAACTCCTCCCAGTGTGGTGTGGTCTGAAGACAATTCATCCAACGAAACCAATGCAATGCCTCTCCCTCCAGATGGAAGGAAACGGTTAAAACCTTCTAAGGATCAGCCGTGGGATAGTAGGCGAAGAACTATTCCGCCTTATAAATTCAAGCGAGAGGATCATCCCCGGGAGTGAACTTAGGGAACTCAATCATTGGTTGCCATTAGTGGCGTGGTGGTGGACCATCGCCGTCATAGATCTCCCGATGTGGGGGTCGTAAGGGCTCATCGGTAGGAGGAGGCAGATCTGGAAAATGATGTGGCGAACCCCACTGTGGATCTGAAATGGAGCCCCCTACATCGCCAATTGCCAATTCAAGGTGAAATTGCTCAAAGCCCAAAAGCATTTTAGTATCCACAACCGTCGTATGTTCCTGTAAAGCCTCTGATTGGGCCCGTAAAGTCGCCTTCATAGTAGCTTCAAGGGCGGAAAAGCAAGCATTGAAAGAGGCTTCGAGAGCATCAAAACGAGCATCCATTGAAACGGTGCAGGCATCGTTCGAAGGGCATGGTATACAAGGAAGGAGACCAGAACCGAGAAGATGATACCAATTGTTAACACCTAACTCAGATTCCTTACTCAACTTGCAGGTATGAGTGGGCTATGGAGGTGACACGAGAAAGAAAATGGAGCGGTGCTCcagagagagatattttttggaaataatattttcttataAAATGATTCATGAGAACCACAAGTCACTAATGGCACTATGTAGCCTTACATTTCGATGCCAGATGGCCGAATGACTCACAACAGACAAAAGTAATTAACTAATTCGTAACTAATCCTTTATTAACTCCTAATGCAATTACAGATCATAACACTCAACCACCGCGACGAGCTCCAAGAGCCATCCCCTAACAACTCCCTCCGCTCCCTCGGCATCACCTCCGGCGATCTTGTCTTCTGCACCCTCGAACCTTCCTTCCAAACCCTAGCTTTGCCTTCCCATCCAAATTTGCACTCATCCGCAGAATCCCCAAATCGAATTGAGCCCCAATGTTCGAATTTCCGTAACTCCGAAACCCTAATTGACAAAGGGGGTGTTATGGACGATTCGATTGGTGAAGATCCGAAGTCTGGAGGTTCGAATTCGAAAACCCTGGTAGTTTCTGGTGCCGAAAGTATGGAAATTGATGATCCGTCTGATGGGCTAGGGTTGGAAAGGTACTTGGTTCCATTTTTCTTAAAGCGGGTACTGAGGGAAGAGTTGGGAGAGGATCATAGCAATCATCACAAGCTATTGTTGATTGCTGTACATGTTGTGCTATTAGAGTTTGGTTTCGTTGGGTTCGATTCACTTTCGAGTATGTTGGCCAATCAAAAGACGGGTTCAACAATTTCGCTTTCATATACTTTGCCTGAGCTTTTGCAAAATCTGGGCAGTGATCGTAATGGGGTTGAAGGGGTTGTGTTGAAGTTTCAGAATTTGGGGCATTTTGTGAATGTTTATGGGTCTTTGGCCTTTGGAGGTTCTTCGCCCCATCAGATATGTTTGGACAAAAACAGATTTGCCCCAATGATCGAATCCATTTGGGAAAACCAAAATGTGAATGAGAGAGATGGGTTAGCCCCAGAGAGAGAAGTTTTAGAGTTTTGGAAGATTGTGAAAAATGGGATCACATTTCCATTGCTGATTGATCTTTGCGCAATGGCGGGTTTGCCCGCCCCACCGAGCCTTATACGCCTTCCACCGGAGCTCAAAATGAAGATTCTGGAGCCACTGCCTGGTGTCGACATTTCCAAGGTGGGTTGTGTTTGTAAGGAGCTGCAAAATCATGCTAATAATGATGAATTGTGGAAGCAGAAGTATGCTGAGGAGTTCGGTAATGGCAGCAGAGGAGAAGGAACTGGAGGTGAAGGAACAGTGACTAACTGGAAGTTTAGGTTTGTTGGAAATTAGGAGACTAGGAAGCAACAAATGAAAGCAGTAGTGATGTGGAGATCAATTGAGACGCGTTATTTCAACCGTATCAAGAGGGACCATAACCCATTTGGGAAACACCCCAAccccattttatttaaaaattgttttaaaaccttaattggtgagcccatggggcccaccttgttttattttatgttttctggtctccctctctcttctctcaattctctcttctccctcaccaTTCCCACAACTCTTTCTCCCTCACTCTCTCGGCTCTCTCTATCTCCACCCCTCGGAGAGTTTTTCTtaccaacaaacatcactatcgtCTTTATCTCGTCGCTACGAACTCAACCATAGTCTTGGCATCTTGGAAGTCGAACCACGAAGCCCCGTACACGAGCTCCGGCGAGCACCATccctttcgaggcaatttccggccaaaccacggcaatTTGGTAGGCGTGCAaagtatcaatctcttcgtctcccTGAGTActataactttcctttttgtttcacccaatttcgttgagtattgaagaagttatactcatttgaatcttacccagtttccgacgacctccgaggctttcgaggcattttccggtcAAACCATGGTGAGTTAGACGTCATGTGAGGTATCATTCTtttcgtctcttcaagggctacaactttagtttttgtctcgcttgatttcgttgagtagtgACAACGTTATAGCCGTTTAAAATTAGGTGGTTTTCCGGCCGAATTTCCGGCCTTCTTCTTCGGCAAAACCAGGCCTTTCAGGCCATTAGAACCCCCTCGGGCCTTAAGCCCGTTTTGCCTTAGCCCAAAACCCTAGCccgtttgatttttatttttaattatgtgtttttaaaaCCCAAAGGCCTCGGGCCTTATTTAGAATGGCCTTGGGCCGTTTTTTGGTCAAGGGGCTCAAAGCCCAGCCCTTTTAATAAGGCCTTAGggcctgtgtgtgtgtgtgttgtgtgggcTGTGCACTGCTTGTGcagcccgtgtgtgtgtgtgtgtggttggggtttaagcccaaaccccatttcttcaccctaaacccttttaacacaaaaaccttagaaaacccAAAATCCAATATATCCTAATCCGatttaacctaaaccctaattcggaTTCAAGCCTAAAACCCATTAGACCTAATGTGACCGTTGGcccccggtcaacgttgacctttagggttgacttttcgggtttttgtccgggacccttcttagggtaattcgacgttctgaatccgtttccaatgtccgttttcccaaattcaatttctattatatagttttatttattggactctttatgtgcttaggggaaATTATTATGacgtttccgtcttcgctagtggcgcagcttttggcaactaagtactgtgagtggatcctttctaaaattacatgattttatagtttaattgcataaatgattagcatgcctacgaatTTATGAAGTGATTTATGTGAAGCCTGTtgatttaatatattgattttcgtctcgtgtttttggtgaggaattaattgttggcctatattgagctatattttaatatatcgtattttctataaaaaccatgaactgatagactatccgatggatgacgataggatgctagaacatgttttagaaacccctctttatagtatagacgatggatgactttatactatgaagtggttatttatgagaggcgtaaatatttgtgcgtacctagtagacactatgccgtctggggcgaggatctggtgttggcatttaggccgggagaaataatccctagctacgggctgagggacatgaagaggcattgggccgggagttggtaatctctggctacgggcgcagagacaatgaagaggcattgggccgggagttatatttattcggtgatcttactagcagcacaccgcgcttacgagacgatttatgagacgtttactgttttgatttcTGCGATGAGATTCCACAATAtggcttttgagatatttttggcatgctaggatttttattaaatccatcacttattatgctagtagttttcattattaaactttgggggttaatACATTGATAACtgtgttattattattatatatatgaacttggtccactcacctttattttgcgcccccattcaggacttagaatcaaggcacaTAATCCCGGCGTCAAGACACTTCCGCAGCAGCATATTTGagtcctctcgatgtaggacccacttctttattcattcaattttatctcaattctttttagtgattaggtttagttgtatgttctgaacacgttcctaaattattaactcattgtatttcaaatttctaacccttatttatttcttatttttagcttttgtatcaattaatggctttcgtcacccccgggtgtcggccagcacgtgtcggTTCTGGTATTTgaggaatatcagggtcggggcgtgtcaattTGTACCTTCAAGGATTGGTGGAATAATTGGTGGGGATTATGACCGCTTTCCACTCCTAGGTGCTGTTGATCCTACTCGACAAGCACATCCTCTACAACAACCCCGAATATCTGATATGCGGCGTAATTTTTCACCCAACTGCAATCTGGGCAGTCTGGGAGGGTTCAATATCTAATATGGTGGTTTGAAGGTTGCTGGAACTGAAGCTGCAGGTTCATGTTTCATATGCATAGGATATATAATAAGCATATTGTTTAATCTGCAGCTAGTATTAAGACTAAATTATAGTAAACTttagttatttttttcttcttgttgatGTGTACATTTGTTGTTACTTATGTTGATTACCGTTGGATTTTGGATATAATTTAAAGTCAAGTTTTGTAGTTTTGGTGTTGGTCTGTCTGTTTTTGATGTGCATATAAGCTGCTCTGCTGAATATTTACTTATTTCTGCCGGTGCTGAGACGATAGTACTGTGTATGCCAACAGGCAACTTCTTGTTTAGTTTAATTTGCTTAGATATAAACTTCGAGCTAACATTCTGTCTAGACTGAACAGAACCACATTTGTGAATAGTTGTTGTAACGATGCCCACaaatcaaaaattcaaaagacaAGTTGAACATTCCCCTAGTGCTGCTTTAGTCTTCTTAAGTGATCGAGTCTTGGTACACTTAAAGATTCAAAAATTCCTCATCTCCTCCACTCTTAACTTCAAAACCGCAATTGGAGCAACTTCAGCTGTTTCTGGAAGAAAGAGCTCCAACTGTTTATTTCTTGCTTGCAACCCTTATCATCATTCAATGTACAAGGCAATCCATGTGGTTCATGCAATGCAAGAACCAACTCCTTTACACGGAGATCAACTCATCTTCAGTTTGATTGGGTCTTCCTATTGAAATCTCAACTGTATCGGTCTCCTTGACACACGTCATCAGGGACAATCCCAATTTCATATGATCGACTTTGCGGTTCTTGTGAACTAACATTTTGTTTGGTATCTAATTCTTCTTCAGCAAGACAATTCTCTGGGCGAAGTGGGTGCTAGCCTATTAGGTGAAATTTTTGGGTCCTCTTAGAGAAATTTTTGTGTCCTGTAAGAGGACCGCGTCATTCTGGTTCTTGTGTAATTGTGTTTCATGGGCGTACAGATGATGTGTTTCCTGGgtggattaaaaaatttcatgagTGCTAGCGCCCAAAACCATTATAAGAGAACGAAAAATCTTCACAAAGAAACGGGGGTCTGGCAACCCAATTCAGATCAAGTAAAATGGAGACTAGCAGCACACCGAGACCCAAGTCCAGGTTAAAACAGagttttattcttattttttttatttatcatttaatttgagatttttattttattttatttccaagAACCATTTCTCTTTCCGAAGCTTATGCAATAATGAGATGTATCGAAATCCaataggatcctctccggatccttttgATGAGGATCTTAGGGATTCGTAAATTGTGTCTGTTCATGATACATGGTACATTGTATGGCTAGTTTTTATCaggtactgtttgtgtttaattttaaataaaaatatttaaaatgatttctgaccgtacgatgtacgatgaacatacATGATTCACAGATCtcaagatcctcacaaaaaaaATCCGGATTCTATCGAAATTACTTGGTTCTAAACTGGCAAACTCCACATCATGACTTGCGTAAGAAGACTCCAACATCTACTGTTTGGAGGACGGATTGTAGACTTCATCTTCTTTCttgaaatattttattatacTTCGATGTATCTTATACTCCAGCCTTTTAGCTATTAGATTTTGTTATTGATCTTTGACCAAGGATTTATCGGCCAAAAACTCCCTACTAAAAGCTTAGATTTTGTTATTCATTCTGGAAAGTTGGGTCGATAACTTTTAGTGAGCGTCTTGGGAACTTTTGAGCTCAGGGTCTCCGGCTGATTGTGTTATTAATGATTCATTCATGCCTTGGCCTTTGGATGTCGGCAAGAACTTTTGGAATAGCCGGGGGCGGTTTCTTCACTCAGTACCATGTCCACGAAAGGCTTTCGAAGCTTCCTCTTGGTGATGATCATTCTCAAATTACCTTCGTGGGTTGCCACCCCTTGATCCTTTGGACTTCCCATCGTTTGTTTACAACTTGGGGTCTTACCCGGCTTTCTATGAACTGGCTGTGGGACAGTTCTCCAATGTTGACAAACTTGAATGGGTCCTCTGCAACACATTTATAGTTGGAAGaacaagtctctctctctctctctctctctctgcaacacatattctttctctctctgcaacACATATTCTGCTTAGG carries:
- the LOC103436313 gene encoding F-box protein SKIP22-like — protein: MQLQIITLNHRDELQEPSPNNSLRSLGITSGDLVFCTLEPSFQTLALPSHPNLHSSAESPNRIEPQCSNFRNSETLIDKGGVMDDSIGEDPKSGGSNSKTLVVSGAESMEIDDPSDGLGLERYLVPFFLKRVLREELGEDHSNHHKLLLIAVHVVLLEFGFVGFDSLSSMLANQKTGSTISLSYTLPELLQNLGSDRNGVEGVVLKFQNLGHFVNVYGSLAFGGSSPHQICLDKNRFAPMIESIWENQNVNERDGLAPEREVLEFWKIVKNGITFPLLIDLCAMAGLPAPPSLIRLPPELKMKILEPLPGVDISKVGCVCKELQNHANNDELWKQKYAEEFGNGSRGEGTGGEGTVTNWKFRFVGN